GCCAAAATGAACAAGTTTTATGGAAAGCATGTTGTTTTTCTGTTACATTAAATTAGTCTACCGTTGCCTACATTAGCTTTATAGTTCTTTGTCAGGATGTGATTTCCTCTGTTTTCCAGGTTTCAGTAGAGTAATTTCCATTTATATTTACTCTTTCATGAACTAGCTGGATATTAATAGTTCGCCTTCTTTCAACAAAACAATTTTAGAGTAGTAAAGTCTGTCTCTGGAGAGCCCATTTACAGTAGACATTTCTAATTTAGAGAACTATCTTGCTGGGAAACATTTCCGGACAAAAGCAGGATAACAATAGCATTTACTTTACCATAACAAACTTTTAGCACTCAATGCAGTGTGATGCTATTCCTCTAGGACTGGGCAGCTTTCCTCATGCAGCTATCAACAGTGTCATCCTACTAAGCTTAATGGTTTCCAGCACTTTATCACTTTTGTCACTGCCTCTTACTAGGATCAATAATGGTTGATGTCTTTGGATATAAAGCCATGTGAAAAGCTATATAGCATAGCATGCCGTGAGTATAcagaataaacaatatattataaaGCAATGGCCTATCAGCtctatttgattttattttagtttaatcAAAATTTTCAACAACTCATCCCTTTCATTTTATCTGTGTGTTTTCCCCCTGGTGTGTACTAGCCCAATGCATACTCTGCTTTAGTGGTCTTTGCCCTCGTGTACTAACAATTTTAACACAACCTCATCTTCTGCTAGAATTACCCACTGAATTATCAGACAGGATATGCTGAGTAGAACATACTGCTTAACAAGAATTGATTGTATATACGAAGAGGTTTTGGGCAATAACACACAGGAAGATTTGTTGACCATGGTAGAAATGCTCAAGAAATACTGTGGGTGACAAGTCTCGCAAAAATGATATCCCCTTCACTAACATTTGAATTGCCAGAAGTAAATTAAATTACTTGCAACAATTAAGTACAGTAAattccatttatatttattgttcatGAGCTAGCAGGATATTAATTGTTCAGCTTCTATCAGCAAAAGATAGTGAGAGTAGTAAAGTCTGTCTCTGGAGAGCCAATTTACAGTAGACATTTATAATTTAGAGAACTGTCTTGCTGGAAAACCTTTCCGGACTTAATAAAGAGAAACTGTAAAAGAGTGACAATTCCAAAGAACCGGCAATTGGTCTGGGAAGGTGGCAGGCAAACATAGTCCATGAGTCCAGAGAGTCATGCCAATTGTCTGGCCAAGGTAAAAACCGAGGAGCTAGAACACAGGGGACAAGGACAGGAATTGACAAGATTCAGGACTTTGGGATACAGGAAGAGGAATTCAGGATCTCAGGAATACAGGAACTAAAGGCTTGGACAAAGCAGAACAGCTAGTGATCTAGCACAGGGTATAGGGGGAGGCAGGCTTAAATAGATCCTTAATAGGCTTTTGCTGGCAGATAGATCATAACAAGTTACCAAGGAGCACAAAAAGGGGAAATCTATAATattatccatcaagttcaaaccacACTGCCTCATGTGGCTCAACCTGGAAGAGCAGTGGCCGGTATGCCATAGGCTCCTGGTTCTAGACCAAGGAGTTCCTAacacttatatattttttttatttttttctaaagcttTACATGActgatactgtaaaaaaaaaaaaaaggtaatttattaaaggggttccTTTAAGTAAGTGTTGCTTAGACAAAGGGAACAAAGATCACATTTAAAAAATCTTGATGGTCATATTGCCAGGCATGACAAAATGAGCCCAGGTACTCAAAGTCCCATTTTGTAGGCTGGATTTGAAAGATAGGATTATTTGTTGATAATAGACAAGCTGTATTGATAGACATTACTGGCATGTATGTTGTATTTAATTCATTGATTTTTTGTGTATAATGTATTGTTGTGTTTCTAAGCAAGCTTGTATGTGGTTCAGGTTTCTGTTATTTCCTTTGCACTTTGTATTTCTTTCCAGCCACCCTTAAGATTTTTCTGTTTTTCGACTAGTCTGACTAGTGtcagttttaaaatgtttctCTGCCACGGCAAACTTGAAAAGTACATTTTCCACTCACATACGATGTTCTCACACTCAAAGCCACAGTAGCAAAAGATCCCAGTCATGTAAAACACACTCTCACTTGGACACATATCCGAAACCTGCAAAGATTGTGGAAACCACAATGGCACCAGTcttataaaagttatgttttaaaataacattttaaagagagaaaatatattttattaaaaagccATATTTGTGGAGTTTGAGTATCTTTCACAAAACCTAATGGCCATTTGGGTGCAGAGCTGTCCTGAGAAGTGGCAAAGCCTGGGGAAAAGCATAGTGGGCAACCTGCATTTtttcccacagtcagttgcaatTAACACCACTGTCATGAAAGGTACTCAAAATGTGCTTCTGGCACTTGCATATAGTTGTGCTCGGCacagctcagtccttcctgccttccattctgaagtAAGTGCTGCTGCTCCTATTGATGCATGGTAATCCTGGAGCTACCCTTACTGACAAAATTATTTGCCAGGACACACAATTTGCACAATCCTAGAAGAGGATGCCATAGAGCACACAGTTGTTGAAGCAGAAatgcattttcagaaaaataattagaaaattaCTTGAATATTTAATATACAAAAGAGACTTATATGCTCTGGACTCTGTATATAGTTAGTTtgcatataaatgtttttttcatgccTAGAGTATACATTATGCTGAAAGGTTCAATTCAGTGTTGTCTGACTATGTTATGTAACTGGGGTCTTAGCATAGTGAGAATCGGCGGGAATTGATGTTCATTCGAGTAACACCAATGTGTTTGAGGGGGGTTGAGAGAGAGAAGGCAGCGCGTGGTGGGATATTACAGAGTAAGTCGGAGTCCTCATCACAGCCCTCAAGATCATATGTGGCATCATCAAGCATCTCCTTGTGCCGCTCACAGGCCTGTTCAACTTTGAGCTGCGAAATCCGGGATCTCAGGAGCATAAGCTGTCGGGCTAGCAAGTGGTCAGAGGCCTGCATTTccctctggaaaaaaaatacaggctATTCAGAAAACTGTGACAAAAGTTTATAGGGAAACTTAATTAAACTGCTCTTGTCCTAGTAAATTCATCAAATGAAGAAATTTTCCTTCACAGCCAACTAGACTCAAACAGTTCTTGGACTGTTCTATAGCCTTTCTCCTTATCTTTATCACTAGTGGTTATGTAATGCGACAAATTCTATTGAGAGGGATTGCATTGGTGATTGTCTATTGATCCATGGTAATATGCCCCAGACAATAAGCACAAAGCATCAACCTGTTCCTCTCCCAGGTGACATTGCATTATTAGTGGACTAATGATGTGATGACCAGGCAAATAGGAATTTAAGTTAAGGTAGTCCTGCCATAGTACTGTTTGTGCCTGTGGCAATTCTCTGACTGAATAGGCTAAAATAGTTAAAAtggacagtatacccccttgtccAACATGGAGACGATGAGTAGGGCTTGTAAGGCTGAACagactttttgcctattgttttaatcacaacaAAAATCTGTGAAtctgtgttttttgctatttcttgagctaaacagggcaaactgggaaactgaagctactctgtGTTTGATCCTTGCAAAgcagattaccagtgcacagatacacttgtgctaataaaaaaaacagtcaaaacaAAGGGGTTAAGGAAGGGGGTTGTATTCTGGTAATTTTTACACTGCTACATGAACTAGTATCCAGCTTGAACAGTCAAGATGAAAACATGTGGTACAAGTGAGCAATTCCAAGCGCATACCTTTAATTGCTGTTCTGCCTGAACCCCCACTACCCCAAACACACAGGTAGCTCTGAATAGGCATCTTGCATATTCAATTTTTGTGCTGAGATAAAGCATTTTGTGCTGTACTTTTATCTGACTTATTCTTGTCATCTAACAGCAGAACCATATCATTCTTTCTCCATATTCCTCTATTCCTCCTTTTCTAATATTTGTTTGCCCAAGTGTAAATGTAACATAAGCACAGactatctttgtttttttgttttttgggggggattttagcTGATAAGGGACTCTAGTTAAAAAATAGCTTGATCAAAATGTTTACATTCCTAAAATGGGAATGTAAGTGGGTATTATAGATAATTGATTTCAAGTGCCACCGCAAAAAAGTGGCTTACATTCTTTGTTCAGTCAGTGAACTTAATTTCAAAATATTCTAGCTAGATAACAGTAAGCAAGGCCATTTAGAAGGGTATAAAAACACCTATGGTTTTGATATTGCATAATATTTGACTAGCACAAGTGCAGCATGTCCTGGTTTCAGTACTACTTAAATCCCATATTTGTTACATACGTCACTCAGCTTCAGTGAATTAGGTTTTTAGAGGTATGATGTACCTTACAACAAATAATATATGCGTGGTTATTTCATATGTTGGGACATAATACATACCCAGTCAGGACAGAGACAGGGGCATTGCAAGCCAGCATTCAGAAGGTAAGCAATGCCAGGATGCAAAAGAgtgagagagacacagagagagattACATATTTGCATGAAATTTTAAGCATAGAGGCATAGTTGAGGTTTAGATATATGCTACCAAGGACAGACGGCAAGCAAATGTGACTTGCTTTTAATATACTGggaaaattacctttttttaaaaaacaatacttattttaaaaaataagcaggCCAAGCAAATGATTTATTGAGGGGGGAGGGCTTAAATATTgtgaaataagttaaaaaaaattgtcacatctTTCCCACATATTAAAAAATTAACACAATGTATACTGCATTATATACTATAAGAAAGTATGCATCTACGTCTCTAAGCTTTGCCCAATAATTTTTAATGTACTtacgaacccagggtggcactctgcttcagctcttagctcgggtgcaaggtaaatgatttaaatatccaaaaaagaccagcaacaccgagttatgttccaaaaacaatcaattgtgtattaaaaacgcatgaacaaaCTTTTTGTAAATAGCAGCCAAGCTAACACATTTGTTGCACCTCCTCTGCTCCTCTGAAGCAAATATTAACTACAAACTCTTTCAGTGCTGTGCAGCCCTTTGTACCCACTCGTTTGAACTTGGGTAAATTGCACATTTTAGAGGTAAAGCCCGTGGAACACCCTTTTTGATGTTCAAACTTTTTGATCCCAGTTTGCAACTTTTTTCCCTTATTGAAAGATTTGCATGGGGTCCTATTGCTAGGAAAATTAGTAAAAAAATGGTTTGTACTACAATACAGACCTTGAATGCTATGCACACTTGAATTCCAAGTCTGCTTAGTACATTATTAATAAACAGATACAACTATATCAGGATGAGGGGGGGACATATaaatatacacccacatacagggCTTTCATTAAGAGCCAGGTAGGTTTGTAAAGGCAGTTTACCTTGAGAGAAAAGAAAGCCTAGTGAAGCAAATCATCTTTATGTTACTCACCAACTCATTTCTAAGCCACTCCAAAGCTTCATCCATTGAGCTAAAGCCACATATGCTGTTTACTGTAGGATCTTTCTCCTCTTTTGAGGGGGATCTGGCAAAGGTGGCTACTCCTCTGCTCTTCAGCCATTGtcgcccttgtaccctctgcgtCCACTCCTGGTAAGAAGGTCGGCGAGTTTGCAAATTCAGTCGAGCAGTCAGAGCCTTTACAGAATCTAAGTCAGGAGCTGTACCTTcaccctcctcttcctctcccAGCTCACTGAACCTTACTGAATTGAAAGACATCAGTGGATGAGGTGGGATAGTGTCAGAGGCACAGGTTTAATGGCATAAAAAGGCAAGTTGGCTTGATTGTCAACACGTTTCTTTAGCCCCTGTGTATGCATAAATTGCCTCTATAACTAAGCAAGCAAGGCAAAGTATGCCCAAGAGAGAACAGCATGAAACAGAGAGGAACGTCAGCTGGGAGAATGGATGTTTATCTGTGCTAGTTGTTGCAGTATGAAGGTGAAAGTACTCTAGGTTGCTGCTCTGTAATTCTCCTTGGCTTTGTATCACTTAGCTGTTTATATCCTTCCCAGTTCTGCAGGAAGTTGCACCCAGCAGCTAAAGTTTTCCAGCATACAGAGAACAATAGCTACCCCCCTTCTGAGACACCCTGGAGCGGGCAGAGGTCATAAAACTACAATAAACCCTGAGCTATTAAAAGCCTCTTCTACTACTCTCCTACACTGATGGGCAAGGTGATCTGATCAGGAAGGGAAAAGGTGGGGGCAGGAAGGATGGCAACAAACCATTGTTGTAGGAGAAGCAAAGACCTTTGACTCTGAAACCATAAAGAAAATATTGTCACATAGAGATAATTAATACTAATGCTAAGGAGCAGCACCTAGTATGACAGGCGAGCACCACAGCCCACATAATTTACCGCTGATAATTCTGTCCATTCTGTCCTGTGCAAGCCACAATTCACTTTTGTATTTTCTTGTAAATTGCCCTTAGAGCACCTAACACCTCCCTTCACCAAACTTTACATATACTATTTATAGACTGCCTACTCTACATTTAACAAAAACTGCCATACATATAACTTGCAAGTGAGCATTCTAGGGATGGCATTCACCTGTAACAGTTGTCAAGTGGATTTCCATTATGGTCATGTATGACAGTTTGGGTGTTTCTTCACAGATGAAAAAAATGCCAGTTGAAAAAGCCCACGTGGGCCATGTGCCTTTCAGGTTCCCTTAAAAACACTTGACAGACCCTGAAAATATGTGCAATATTGGCTATGCTGAAGACCTGCAACAATGGTTAGCGGACGAGAGTGAATTATCGGGCAATCTTTTGGATTGTGACTGGAGACATATTGGTCTATTGATGAATGACTCTTCTTGATGAGAtataagaaaaagacaaataaagtGTGCAACTAAGAGCTATACACTTTTTTCAAGGCTTCACCATCCATCATGTACTTGtatttaaaatgcaatatattatCTAACACAGACACAGAATACAATGAACAGGCCCCTCTTACCCTTTGGCAcacactgtttcgcaaatctccAAAATAAACAAGTTGACAAAACACCATCTACAAATGCTCTTCAATACAATCAGTCAGATAGATTTGTCTCTTCAGGGCTGAGAGATCTCTGATACGTGAACCTGAGGAAACAAAGGGTCATgtttgggcaggcccctcgtttctgcccctacacgggccgataagctgccaaatcggttcAAGGgggcgatatcggcagctacaatcggtctgtgtatgggcacctttaagtgGTTAGTGAATCctagttactgtgaatgcagaaatgtggcatattgccactcactactgttgagctcaataaaataaatgagcatttttttaaaagtgtgcaactattttcacaggaaataaaaagagtattgtttgagatgttgttttatgtttgttttttattgtagaaacgattgtaggtacttacacgtAAAGTAATTTTTTAGAATTTCTCCCTGTACTCCattgcctctgtcatctgcactttgtacacgATATATGGGATGATTTGGGtcatctaggtcatcagccacaaacccaggcaatTCATGACgattggcaatattgtgcagtacagctaaggctactacaatttgtgccactatactggggctgtacatcaggcttccAACTGTTTAATgcttcatgtgcttttgtgaatcatgcgttagtatttttTTCATTCAATATTTACCGTAATGCTTTAAAAGTAACGCATGGTGGTAatacgctatttaacgcatgcaatatgcggattatcgcatgcaaaattactttgacaaaTCGGCAGTTATTTAtccatgctttttaacgcaaaaaaacatgcgattaGGCTCCTGTCCTCccagaagaaaaaacaaaaaagattttgctctaaaaaaaacaaaaaagcttcGCCCAAGGAAGAGGGATGCTCCCTAGCCATGAGGCAAAGTAGGGTCTGAAGGCCCTTAGCCCTTTGTGCCTTTTGGCTGGGGAGTATGGGATAAAGAGGCCATCCCTTGTTTTGGCAAAAGAGGGCCTAAAGACTTGTTTTTGCAAAAACTTCTAGCCTGTGGGATTTGTGCATCTGCTCTGTGAAAGCACTTAGCTTTAAgttaagaaaaaaattgttggcCCCATAGTGCAGTGGCTAGCCTTCCAGCATCAGGGTCAAAGATCTGAGTTTTGATTTGCGCAGTCACTATCTGCATAAAGTTTAAATATCAATTCTGTGCTTCCAGCCaaactacaggcaggtgaaaatcATAGCTATCAACTCCCCCTATTTTGAGTTTCCCAATTTGGATTGCCTCCCATCACCTTACATCATTCTCCCAAGTTTTTGAATACTCTCAGATGAATTCAATGTGTGCATGGGAAACAACCATTTATTGATGTCAGTGAATCTTCTGGGCACGTGCAGCTAACAATCAGCGGCTGATGGcagcggggagattagtcgcccatgatataTCATCACTACAGCAGACTAATCTCTCCAAATTGCTTACCCACTggtaataatgtaaatcactggtgggaaaacatacgctGCACTTTGATTTTCTGGAGTCGCCTGAAGTTGCCCTGCCAGAAAACTTTAGGTGACATCGGAAAAATGAAGAACCACATAGATTTcacccataggcggagggtgacttttttgtttggggaggctaaagatgggccatacatagactgacctaaagctaatgtgagacttagtggattcgctgctggtgtaaaaaactaacctcccaactacctcttgccattcccactgacttccaaggattctgtacaaaagtgtggggggagtgcttttttttttaccctaaaatgcttaggatgtaaaagtatttatacgtgcacttctgtgaggggacctgcaaacatttgtgatttagctttttgttcagcagctctccgtttggtaatttagcagctatctggttgctagggtcttatttaccctagcaaccaggtagtggtttaaacaagagatgggaatatgaacagAGCAataattattcaagaactataaaaaaatgaattaggaagaccaattgcaaagttgctaggaataggccattttagaacatactaaaagttaacttaaaattgAACCATCCTTTTAGATGTGTtcacgttagttttatagcaagaaaggcagtgtgtactgacaccccaggcacattatatacagtgagatgcagtctgtagttacaaaaccagcacattatatacagtgtgacgcagtctgtatttacaaaaccagcacattatatactgtgagatgcagtctgtagttacaaaaccagcacattatatacagtgagacgcagtctgtatttacaaaaccagcacattatatgcagtgagacgcagtttgtatttacaaaaccagcacattatatgcagtgagaagcagtgggtactgatggcagatattcaggccctggcactataacactggcactgatacacaacattggccccactgtaactaactagaaatgaacaaaacaatgacaaaaataaaaaaaaatagtaagtgcaaaaaacaacaacaacaaatatataaaagcacaatgagcttttttagggggaaagagttaacttaccctccatctgttagggtaaggtatagattatatattattatagatgtcaggtcaggcaaaaaactatttaatgtcaAATagggattcagcctttagaactatatagcacctgtgggagtgggatgaaaacgGCAGCAAAAgctgagagttggttctcaggtaaagtttacagcctgcagattcttcttttcagtcttcatttctgcactgccttcaatttgtaatatctcccgagccctttacattacattacattaacatttatttataaagcgccaacatattccgcagcgctgtacaataagtgggttacatacattggacatacagagtaacatataaagcaatcaataaccgatacaagaggtgaagagggccctgcccaaaagagcttacaatctacaaggagaaagggttgagacacaaggtgtgggaatgggcatgaccagagttgtgagaggtgtggcacagggtattgctaaactagattagggtaagcctctctaaataaatgtgtttttagagatttcttgaaggcagagagattgggagaaagtctgacagtttgtgggagcgaattccagagaaggggggcagcccttgtaaagtcttgaatgcgagcgtgtgaggagggaatgagagaggagttgaggagcaggtcagtagaggagcgtaacaagcgggttggatggtacctagagatgagttcagagatgtagggtggggcagagttatggactgcttacTGCAGCCTGCAGCCCTTACTGCAGCCCttactgcatctgtgctttgattggtcaattttactgtctgtcaaaaaagctgtgctctgattggagaatccacaagaagaaagatccaatcagagcacagcagaatcggcttgcaggaacagatgatttccaggacagtgcagaaatggagtgaggttttttttttttaatgagccaagcaggtttggggaggcttagcctcccctagccttattgaaaatccgcctatggtttCACCCCTTTTCCTTGTGACGTGAGCACCCGTAACCCCCCAATGGACCCCCTTGCACGAAATTGAGGGTGACCAACAATGTGAGCAAAATCAAGGGTCACCCACAAACTCCCACAAGCCTGTATCTCTGGGCCCCGCTGCGGCCACGTGGTCTGCTTTCATCTAAGTTACACCACTGACCCAGTTCTACACCGTACAGGAGGCAACCATATCTCAGGATCATACACACTTTTCcacaaaacataaaaagctgaGTTACCTTTTATTTTAAGGCTCATTACCATTAAATACCTGTGACAGATTTAACGATGAGAGTGAAAAAGAATAAAGCGATTGCCAGACCAAGCTGTTTTTTGGCCTGCGTATAAGGGCAGCCCAAGAAACAGCCCCTCATGTTTTCATTGTTACTTCATTTAAGTATATAAATACTAATTTTCCCTtgc
This sequence is a window from Xenopus tropicalis strain Nigerian chromosome 2, UCB_Xtro_10.0, whole genome shotgun sequence. Protein-coding genes within it:
- the fam167b gene encoding protein FAM167B; translated protein: MSFNSVRFSELGEEEEGEGTAPDLDSVKALTARLNLQTRRPSYQEWTQRVQGRQWLKSRGVATFARSPSKEEKDPTVNSICGFSSMDEALEWLRNELREMQASDHLLARQLMLLRSRISQLKVEQACERHKEMLDDATYDLEGCDEDSDLLCNIPPRAAFSLSTPLKHIGVTRMNINSRRFSLC